From Ptychodera flava strain L36383 chromosome 3 unlocalized genomic scaffold, AS_Pfla_20210202 Scaffold_26__1_contigs__length_13983176_pilon, whole genome shotgun sequence, one genomic window encodes:
- the LOC139125948 gene encoding tripartite motif-containing protein 2-like codes for MAVSSDLDQFLNKIDDDYVACSICLERYTKPKVLPCLHTFCERCLCGWVEKHGDLNCPACKTPCELQDGGVSELKDNFYMSSLVDLVIERRKLASGQDRVCELCEDKEVSHFCTVCRQYLCVNCERTHGKIKATRSHKVRLMSELNEPGAERQSIAEHDVNCRTHPESKVQFYCDTCQVPVCIACTVVDHRVPEHAHRYLSVAAEEYAVQLKDTVTKLKLKEDCIDTNMTAVKKWRDKIHTLFDQEKEKVNRKAEELVQSVRNEEQRLVNELHNGRDARIKETDILIEEFEFNHTSVNSARNYAETLLNHANPVQLLSTRPEVTRRTDELLKIIDKWEEPVDGVEFDEAASDANLGRIKADACVMKCSIENFPKTVWKGDKTCLIVHTRDARGNDVIPRQKLNGTLNKPNGEVVHLKFSNNYNGTLSTIFRADVEGKNSITVTIDGQAVPGSPFAFPTHTGLVRTIGNRGNGKGEFNYPSGIARDSRGNIAVADTDNNRVQIFNEALVFKDVLTFPNFKNPFKPRDVAISDDNTYFMTDSGNNQVVVSKEGGQLIRCFGQDELKDPRGIAIHPVDDNVYVCSYRSNTVEVYTQDGEHIRTLGNPGRGQVVFKSPHFVAINSKGTLFVSDRDRGRVYGCDTLGNMTMESEKLECPSGIAINSDRCILVNNASVFSSSNGLYKLNKQGKIVSRIHAKQSSWTYYHGIVFTGDNTSRVLISDQFYHSLVVYAV; via the coding sequence ATGGCGGTTTCATCTGATCTCGACCAGTTTCTCAACAAGATTGACGACGATTACGTCGCCTGTTCCATCTGCCTAGAGAGGTATACGAAACCCAAAGTTCTACCGTGTCTCCACACGTTCTGCGAGCGGTGTCTTTGTGGCTGGGTCGAAAAGCACGGTGACCTTAATTGCCCTGCCTGTAAAACGCCGTGTGAACTTCAAGATGGCGGAGTGAGCGAACTGAAAGACAACTTTTACATGAGCTCGCTGGTTGACCTGGTGATTGAGAGGAGAAAGCTTGCATCCGGACAAGACAGAGTATGTGAACTCTGTGAAGATAAAGAAGTAAGTCATTTTTGCACAGTGTGTCGCCAATATTTGTGTGTGAACTGTGAGCGAACACACGGAAAAATCAAGGCTACTAGGTCACACAAAGTGCGATTGATGTCAGAGCTCAACGAGCCAGGGGCAGAAAGACAGTCGATTGCAGAGCACGATGTCAACTGTCGGACACACCCAGAGAGCAAAGTCCAGTTTTACTGCGACACGTGTCAAGTACCAGTTTGTATAGCCTGCACTGTTGTCGACCATCGTGTTCCTGAGCATGCGCACCGCTACCTTAGTGTGGCTGCCGAGGAATATGCTGTGCAGCTGAAGGACACCGTGacaaaactgaaattgaaagaggaTTGCATCGACACAAACATGACAGCGGTCAAGAAATGGCGGGATAAAATCCACACGCTGTTTGACCAGGAGAAAGAGAAAGTGAACAGGAAGGCCGAGGAATTGGTCCAAAGTGTAAGGAATGAAGAGCAAAGGTTGGTGAATGAATTACATAACGGACGCGATGCAAGGATAAAGGAAACTGACATTTTAATTGAAGAATTTGAGTTCAACCACACCAGTGTCAATAGCGCTCGTAACTATGCAGAGACACTGTTGAACCATGCGAATCCCGTACAGCTTTTGTCAACGCGACCTGAAGTGACACGTCGTACCGACGAACTTTTAAAAATCATTGATAAGTGGGAGGAACCTGTCGATGGAGTGGAGTTTGACGAGGCAGCGTCTGATGCGAATCTCGGACGAATAAAAGCAGACGCCTGCGTCATGAAGTGCTCGATCGAAAACTTTCCGAAGACAGTGTGGAAGGGTGACAAGACGTGTCTGATTGTACATACTCGAGATGCCAGAGGAAATGACGTCATTCCGAGACAGAAACTGAACGGCACTCTGAACAAACCAAACGGTGAAGTTGTTCatctgaaattttcaaacaattataATGGTACTCTGTCTACAATCTTCCGTGCTGATGTTGAGGGTAAGAATAGCATTACTGTGACCATAGACGGTCAAGCTGTACCCGGCTCACCGTTTGCATTTCCCACGCATACAGGACTAGTAAGAACTATTGGTAACAGGGGAAATGGAAAAGGAGAGTTCAATTATCCATCAGGCATAGCCAGAGACTCTCGTGGCAACATAGCCGTTGCTGACACTGACAACAATCGTGTACAAATATTTAACGAGGCGCTTGTCTTTAAAGATGTTCTTACTTTTCCTAATTTTAAGAATCCATTCAAACCGAGAGATGTAGCGATATCAGATGACAATACGTACTTTATGACTGATTCTGGAAACAATCAAGTGGTTGTCAGTAAAGAAGGCGGTCAGCTTATCAGATGCTTTGGACAAGATGAACTGAAAGACCCCCGAGGGATTGCAATACACCCTGTAGACGATAATGTGTACGTGTGTAGTTACCGTAGCAATACAGTGGAGGTGTATACACAAGATGGTGAACACATCAGAACACTTGGTAATCCAGGCAGGGGTCAAGTGGTCTTCAAAAGCCCTCATTTCGTTGCTATTAATAGCAAGGGCACACTATTTGTATCGGACAGGGATCGAGGTCGTGTGTATGGATGTGACACACTGGGCAACATGACTATGGAATCTGAGAAGCTTGAATGCCCCAGTGGTATAGCGATCAACAGTGATAGATGCATTCTTGTCAACAATGCTTCAGTGTTTTCTTCGAGCAATGGCTTGTATAAATTAAACAAGCAGGGCAAAATTGTGTCTCGAATCCATGCCAAACAGTCTAGTTGGACGTACTACCATGGAATCGTATTTACTGGTGACAATACATCCCGAGTGCTTATCAGTGACCAGTTCTATCATTCGCTTGTAGTTTATGCTGTGTAA